In the genome of Ancylomarina subtilis, one region contains:
- a CDS encoding sigma-70 family RNA polymerase sigma factor, whose protein sequence is MRQLKITKQVTNRETPSLDRYLQEIGKVDLVTAEEEVALARQIKKGSKTALNRLIKANLRFVVSVSKQYQNQGLSLSDLINEGNLGLIKAAQRFDETRGFKFISYAVWWIRQSLLQALAEQSRIVRLPLNKIGSINKISKTLAQLEQEYQREPSPDEIANVLDMSPKDVKEAIKASGRQISMDAPINSEEDNTLYDILLSTDEVGPDKTLLRDSLIIEIERSLSTLSNREATIIRMYFGLKGNPPCSLEEIGKEFDLTRERVRQIKEKAIRKMKSTFRSKILKTYLG, encoded by the coding sequence ATGAGACAGTTAAAAATCACGAAGCAAGTTACAAATAGAGAAACACCATCTTTAGACAGATACTTGCAAGAAATTGGCAAAGTTGATCTTGTTACTGCAGAAGAGGAAGTCGCCCTTGCTAGACAAATTAAAAAAGGAAGTAAAACTGCTCTCAATCGATTAATTAAAGCGAATTTGAGGTTTGTAGTTTCTGTTTCGAAGCAATATCAAAATCAGGGGCTGAGTTTGTCTGATTTAATTAATGAAGGCAATTTAGGTTTAATAAAGGCAGCCCAGAGATTTGATGAAACCCGTGGATTTAAGTTTATTTCTTATGCCGTATGGTGGATTCGTCAATCCTTATTGCAAGCACTGGCAGAACAGTCTCGTATTGTTCGATTACCCCTCAATAAGATTGGTTCGATAAATAAAATTAGCAAAACTCTGGCTCAGCTTGAGCAGGAATATCAGCGAGAACCTTCTCCTGATGAGATTGCTAATGTTTTGGATATGAGTCCCAAAGATGTGAAGGAAGCGATTAAGGCTTCGGGGCGCCAGATTTCGATGGATGCACCAATCAATTCGGAAGAAGATAATACCTTGTATGATATTCTTTTAAGTACCGATGAAGTGGGACCTGATAAGACTTTATTGAGAGATTCCCTGATTATTGAGATTGAACGTTCTTTGTCAACTTTATCCAATAGAGAAGCCACAATTATCCGGATGTATTTTGGTTTAAAGGGGAATCCTCCTTGCTCGCTTGAAGAAATTGGTAAGGAGTTTGATCTGACTCGCGAACGTGTACGTCAGATCAAAGAAAAGGCCATTAGGAAAATGAAATCGACTTTCCGATCGAAGATTCTCAAAACCTATCTGGGTTAG
- a CDS encoding carboxypeptidase-like regulatory domain-containing protein: MEVLLEILIRASIGIALFYALYWLLLRQSTHFKANRLFLLISLMVAVLLALVPIQYQVLVQTPSSPALSDYSGVFNRDIANTPNDVQNSNGISLLGVLLIIYSIGAAIVLLRLLIQCRKPMLIITQSKPKKIYDCLIYENKEFNSPFSFFNRILINPEYFKQDEIYDILTHEKVHIQERHWIDLFIIELLTVFFWFNPFIWFFERAIKQNHEYLADKGVLSLGHSPVRYQALLINRLMGTQVIGLANHFNSSLGLNRFKMMTKEKTSKRKLFRMIWGVPVLALLLMAFAQPDYKMQTQEKTKTVKIPENKELEHTLPDGTVVTIMGGTTFTYPVKFTEDKREVTLDGEAYFNVSDSKVPFVVKNKKGEIIGSNNSGSEMLKPINSTDYTKSEKSTPIKVKGTVKDDKGNPMPGASIVLRGTTTGTVADKDGTFKLEVLEDKEWSLVVSYVGYKTIENQVEFFQDKTDLDFKIVLQREVISIDSKEMENAGDVPPPPPPAPEFDENSDKPVFFIVESMPEYKQGRYGLAQYVKKQKRKLKAKFGKKLEGKATVGFTVDTKGNVTNIQLLDKTSETTARAAKIIAKEMEQWKPGSQRGKKVSVDFAIKLEF, translated from the coding sequence ATGGAAGTATTATTAGAAATATTAATTCGCGCTTCAATCGGTATAGCTCTATTCTATGCGCTTTACTGGCTACTTTTAAGACAATCTACTCATTTTAAAGCTAACCGTCTTTTTCTACTGATAAGCCTAATGGTTGCAGTCCTATTAGCATTGGTTCCCATTCAATATCAAGTATTAGTACAAACTCCTTCATCGCCTGCTTTAAGTGACTATAGCGGCGTTTTTAATCGTGATATTGCGAACACACCAAATGATGTTCAAAATTCAAATGGTATTAGCTTATTGGGTGTTTTACTTATAATATATAGCATTGGAGCTGCAATAGTATTGCTACGCTTACTGATACAATGCAGAAAACCGATGCTGATTATTACCCAATCAAAACCTAAAAAAATTTACGATTGTTTGATTTACGAAAACAAGGAATTCAATTCACCATTTTCGTTTTTCAATCGCATATTAATCAATCCTGAATATTTTAAACAGGACGAAATATATGACATCTTAACTCATGAAAAAGTGCACATTCAGGAGCGTCATTGGATCGATCTGTTCATTATAGAGCTGTTAACAGTATTTTTCTGGTTCAATCCATTTATATGGTTCTTTGAACGAGCAATTAAACAAAACCATGAATACCTGGCCGACAAAGGTGTATTATCCCTGGGCCATTCACCTGTCAGGTATCAGGCATTATTAATTAACCGGCTAATGGGGACACAAGTAATTGGTTTGGCCAATCACTTTAATTCGTCCCTCGGCCTAAACCGATTTAAGATGATGACAAAAGAAAAGACATCGAAACGTAAATTGTTTCGAATGATATGGGGAGTACCTGTATTGGCACTTCTATTAATGGCTTTTGCTCAGCCGGATTACAAAATGCAAACACAAGAAAAGACCAAAACAGTTAAAATTCCAGAAAATAAAGAATTGGAACATACGCTTCCTGATGGAACTGTAGTAACGATTATGGGTGGAACCACTTTCACCTACCCTGTTAAGTTTACTGAAGATAAAAGAGAGGTAACTCTTGATGGGGAAGCTTATTTTAATGTAAGTGATTCTAAAGTTCCTTTTGTTGTTAAAAACAAAAAAGGCGAAATAATTGGATCTAATAATTCGGGTAGCGAAATGTTAAAACCAATCAATAGCACAGATTATACCAAATCAGAAAAAAGTACGCCTATTAAAGTAAAAGGTACAGTAAAAGATGACAAAGGAAATCCTATGCCTGGTGCTTCTATTGTACTTAGAGGTACTACAACAGGAACTGTTGCTGATAAAGATGGTACTTTTAAGTTAGAAGTGCTTGAAGATAAAGAGTGGTCACTTGTTGTTTCATATGTAGGTTATAAAACTATCGAGAACCAAGTCGAATTTTTTCAAGATAAAACAGATCTTGATTTTAAGATTGTATTACAACGAGAAGTCATATCAATCGATTCAAAAGAGATGGAGAATGCCGGAGATGTTCCTCCTCCTCCACCACCAGCTCCTGAATTTGACGAAAATTCAGACAAACCCGTTTTTTTTATTGTTGAATCTATGCCAGAATATAAGCAAGGTCGTTACGGATTAGCTCAGTATGTAAAAAAGCAGAAACGTAAACTTAAGGCTAAATTTGGCAAAAAGTTAGAAGGAAAAGCAACTGTTGGTTTTACTGTTGATACCAAAGGAAATGTTACAAACATTCAGCTATTGGATAAAACATCAGAAACGACTGCAAGAGCTGCGAAAATTATAGCTAAGGAAATGGAACAATGGAAACCAGGCTCGCAAAGAGGGAAAAAGGTTTCGGTTGATTTTGCAATAAAATTAGAGTTCTAA
- the rpe gene encoding ribulose-phosphate 3-epimerase, whose translation MQTLISPSLLAADFMNLKADVEMVNKSEADWFHLDIMDGVFVPNISYGLPVVEQISKIATKPLDVHLMIVDPDRYIEAFKKAGSDLLTVHYEACTHLHRTVQNIHSHGMKAGVSLNPHTPVSVLEDIIQDIDLVLLMSVNPGFGGQSFIENTYSKIEKLKALVAEKKTELIIEIDGGVNLETGKKLVEAGADALVAGSFVFNSENPTQTIADLKQL comes from the coding sequence ATGCAAACATTAATATCTCCCTCATTATTAGCGGCCGATTTCATGAATTTGAAAGCCGATGTTGAAATGGTAAACAAGAGTGAAGCCGATTGGTTTCATCTTGATATTATGGACGGCGTTTTCGTTCCAAATATTTCCTATGGACTTCCAGTGGTTGAGCAAATCAGCAAGATTGCAACCAAACCTCTTGATGTTCATTTGATGATTGTTGATCCAGATCGTTATATCGAGGCTTTCAAAAAGGCTGGTTCTGATCTTTTAACGGTTCATTACGAAGCTTGCACCCACTTACACCGCACGGTTCAGAATATTCATTCTCACGGTATGAAAGCAGGGGTTTCTCTTAATCCGCACACGCCTGTTTCTGTTCTTGAAGATATCATTCAGGATATCGATTTGGTTCTTTTGATGAGTGTGAATCCTGGTTTTGGAGGACAAAGTTTTATTGAGAATACCTATTCAAAAATTGAGAAACTGAAAGCCTTAGTCGCTGAAAAAAAGACAGAGCTTATCATTGAAATTGATGGCGGTGTGAATCTGGAGACGGGTAAAAAATTGGTTGAAGCCGGAGCTGATGCTTTGGTTGCTGGTAGTTTTGTTTTCAATTCGGAGAATCCAACACAAACAATTGCTGATTTAAAGCAATTATAG
- a CDS encoding TolB family protein: protein MKKTLLILSLLAIFNSTFAQSNLETFPVLKGSYMGQKLPGLSPELFAPNIISNGLANRDVAISPDGKEMYFTMHTARFQYAIIVCSKLVNGSWTKPEIVPFATDSRYKYLEPALSYDGQKLFFVSDRPKDGSKEPVAEDIWVVDRKNDTWGEPYNLGAPVNFEGGDFFPSLTKDGTLYFTRNELEGRISNIYR from the coding sequence ATGAAAAAGACCCTACTGATATTAAGCTTGCTGGCAATCTTTAATTCCACGTTCGCACAAAGCAATTTGGAGACTTTCCCTGTACTAAAAGGATCCTATATGGGACAAAAACTGCCTGGACTAAGCCCTGAACTTTTTGCGCCTAATATTATATCCAATGGCCTGGCCAACCGAGATGTCGCCATATCCCCCGATGGAAAGGAGATGTATTTCACTATGCACACAGCCAGGTTTCAGTATGCCATAATCGTTTGTTCCAAATTGGTAAATGGCAGTTGGACAAAACCTGAAATTGTACCCTTCGCAACCGATTCACGTTATAAATATTTGGAACCCGCATTGAGCTACGATGGTCAGAAATTGTTTTTCGTATCGGACCGACCAAAGGATGGAAGCAAAGAACCAGTTGCTGAAGATATCTGGGTCGTTGACAGAAAAAACGACACATGGGGAGAACCTTATAATCTGGGCGCACCTGTCAATTTCGAAGGCGGGGATTTTTTCCCATCACTCACAAAAGATGGGACGCTTTATTTCACCAGAAACGAACTGGAAGGCCGAATCAGCAATATATACCGATAA
- a CDS encoding RNA polymerase sigma factor produces MRTKTYTLKKEEHFNQILSENSERIQRICRYYNSNTEDQKDMYQEVLVNIWKSLDNFRGDSAISTWVYRVAVNTSLSFTGKSYKQMKLIVNTDTQNLSSIIDDEGLAEKQKEESQFNLLQSELNMLSVIDKALISLMLEGLSMKEIADVIGISEPNVKVKIHRIKAQLKTKLTGGNHEL; encoded by the coding sequence ATGAGAACAAAAACTTATACATTGAAAAAAGAAGAGCATTTTAATCAGATACTATCGGAAAATAGTGAGCGGATACAAAGGATCTGCCGCTACTACAATTCGAATACCGAGGATCAGAAAGATATGTACCAGGAGGTGTTGGTGAATATTTGGAAGAGTCTGGATAATTTCCGGGGCGATTCGGCTATCAGTACCTGGGTTTACCGGGTTGCCGTAAATACCTCGCTAAGTTTTACAGGCAAAAGCTACAAGCAAATGAAGCTGATTGTCAATACCGATACACAAAACCTCTCCTCCATTATCGACGATGAGGGTCTGGCTGAAAAACAAAAGGAGGAAAGCCAATTCAATCTGCTACAAAGCGAACTGAATATGCTCTCGGTCATCGATAAGGCTTTAATATCGCTTATGCTAGAAGGCCTCAGCATGAAAGAAATTGCCGATGTGATTGGTATTAGTGAACCCAACGTAAAAGTTAAAATCCACAGAATTAAAGCACAACTCAAAACCAAACTGACAGGAGGTAATCATGAACTTTAG
- the yccS gene encoding YccS family putative transporter produces MRTDKIGRLKVKRWQEFWVTTFWRYPNRLFALKAAIAMAVLVIPFVALNLSFIGVTLGLGALAGALSETDDHPKGRIKALILCLISFAISSASVELLRPYPILFGVGLVGSTLTFIILGGLGERYRGVTFGALLVAIYTMLGSDISPQWYWQPLLLPAGALCYGILSLLLLVSNPWRLLEEQLALGFENLSLYMKEKSRLFPSEAKVQEKLINRLSMQNIQVINSLESCKNVLNSYADALQYPNALRPYLHQFLLLQSLHERAASSHERYDLLSKDSDNHEMIEGLGQLLLQLSQACHQLSKSLLTGTAYQHPVSLKWTIAALDDQIKKQLSNHETNNLSLLLKNLTQSHISLQNLNYNVETGLLPRVDRDSRSLWERFTEQLNWEHPRLRYAIRLSTCFLIGYILLRWLNIEKGDWILLTSLFVCQPSYSETRRRLFQRILGTLSGVVAGVLIVQILPTKAGQTLLMLTAAYAFFVWLRKNYAVSVVFVTIFVIAAFNLIAGKGLIVMGPRIMDTIIGSVLAIAVVRVLWPDWQHKHLPNLLTKALEKNKVYFSSILKEHREHQVDDLNYRIARHRAHQADNALVLAWKSMKLEPKKQQKFQKHAFSLTYLNHALLSYLSALGAHKNTTDYISKEQREMYLRIESVLDRAVRALKENEPCDPSIGLHDFLNELSILLTSCEKGVERQKLVLLYNIAEVSEQLLREASLITKENKS; encoded by the coding sequence ATGCGTACAGACAAAATAGGGAGGTTGAAAGTCAAAAGATGGCAGGAGTTTTGGGTAACAACTTTTTGGCGTTATCCTAATCGTTTGTTTGCCCTAAAGGCAGCTATTGCCATGGCTGTTTTGGTTATTCCCTTTGTCGCTTTAAATCTTTCGTTTATTGGTGTAACTCTTGGCTTGGGAGCATTAGCCGGAGCTCTTTCTGAAACCGATGATCATCCTAAGGGGAGAATAAAAGCTTTAATATTATGTCTGATTAGTTTTGCTATATCAAGTGCATCCGTAGAGTTATTACGTCCTTATCCTATTCTGTTTGGGGTGGGATTGGTGGGCTCAACATTGACCTTTATCATTCTTGGAGGTTTGGGCGAACGCTACCGGGGCGTTACTTTCGGGGCTTTATTGGTCGCTATATACACCATGCTGGGATCTGATATCAGTCCTCAATGGTATTGGCAACCTCTTTTGTTACCTGCGGGTGCTCTTTGTTACGGGATTCTTTCTTTATTGCTGCTGGTTTCCAACCCTTGGCGATTATTGGAAGAACAATTGGCGCTGGGATTTGAAAACCTATCGCTTTATATGAAAGAAAAGTCAAGACTTTTCCCTAGTGAAGCCAAAGTTCAGGAGAAGCTGATCAATCGCTTGTCCATGCAAAACATACAGGTGATTAATTCTTTGGAGAGCTGCAAAAATGTGTTGAATTCTTATGCTGACGCTTTGCAATATCCCAATGCCCTTCGTCCGTATTTACATCAATTTTTGTTGTTGCAAAGCCTTCACGAAAGAGCAGCTTCGAGTCACGAACGATACGATTTATTGAGTAAGGACTCTGATAATCATGAGATGATTGAGGGATTGGGGCAACTTCTGTTACAATTGTCGCAGGCTTGCCATCAGCTCTCGAAAAGCTTACTAACAGGAACGGCTTATCAGCATCCGGTTTCATTAAAATGGACGATAGCAGCCCTAGATGATCAAATTAAAAAACAATTATCGAATCATGAGACCAATAATTTGTCTCTCTTACTGAAAAATCTAACGCAGTCGCATATTTCTTTACAGAATCTGAATTATAATGTCGAAACGGGTTTGCTTCCCCGTGTTGACCGTGATTCCCGTTCGCTATGGGAGCGCTTTACAGAGCAACTCAATTGGGAGCATCCTCGTTTGCGTTATGCCATTCGATTAAGCACCTGCTTCCTGATAGGTTATATTCTTTTGAGATGGTTAAATATTGAGAAAGGGGATTGGATATTGCTGACCAGTTTATTTGTGTGCCAACCCAGTTACAGTGAAACCCGCAGACGTTTATTTCAAAGAATACTTGGGACTCTCAGTGGCGTGGTGGCTGGTGTATTAATTGTTCAGATTTTGCCAACAAAGGCGGGACAAACCCTACTTATGCTAACGGCTGCCTATGCTTTTTTTGTTTGGCTTCGCAAGAACTATGCAGTTTCGGTTGTCTTTGTTACCATATTCGTTATCGCAGCATTTAATCTGATAGCGGGTAAAGGGCTTATTGTTATGGGGCCTCGAATTATGGATACCATTATTGGTTCTGTTCTGGCAATAGCCGTTGTTCGTGTTTTATGGCCCGATTGGCAACACAAACATCTACCAAACTTGTTGACAAAAGCTCTGGAAAAAAACAAGGTTTATTTCAGTTCCATTCTGAAGGAACATCGGGAGCATCAAGTCGACGATTTGAATTACCGAATTGCAAGACATCGGGCTCATCAGGCTGACAATGCTCTGGTTTTGGCCTGGAAGAGTATGAAACTGGAACCTAAAAAACAACAGAAATTCCAGAAACATGCTTTTTCCTTAACCTATCTCAACCATGCCCTCTTATCATATCTTTCGGCTTTGGGGGCTCATAAGAATACGACTGATTATATTAGCAAAGAGCAAAGGGAAATGTATTTGAGAATTGAGAGCGTATTGGATCGAGCTGTCAGAGCATTAAAGGAAAACGAACCTTGCGACCCTTCAATTGGCTTGCATGACTTCCTGAATGAATTGTCGATTCTACTCACGTCCTGTGAAAAAGGGGTTGAGCGACAAAAACTTGTATTGCTTTATAATATTGCTGAGGTAAGCGAACAATTGCTACGAGAAGCAAGCCTCATCACTAAAGAAAACAAATCCTGA
- a CDS encoding carbon-nitrogen hydrolase family protein: MIKDIENIELQFLTLNDYQELKRAMIEAYPNMPNSYWSENHIKSLIKKFPEGQVVIKVNNQLAGCALSIIVDYAKYDEDHTYSKITGNYTFNTHTSEGDVLYGIEIFIKSEYRGLRLGRRLYDYRKELCERLNLRGIAFGGRIPNYHKYSDKISPKEYIEQVKRKEINDPVLNFQISNDFHPSKVLKSYLEGDEASNEFAVLLEWDNIYYQKHSKKAATLKKNIRLGLIQWQMRPYNNFEELMQQAEYFVDAVSGYRADFALFPEFFNAPLMAENNHLPESEAIRELAKHTADIVQKFSELAITYNINIITGSMPEMKDGFLYNCGYLCKRDGTTESYEKLHVTPDEAKIWGMQGGNQLKTFDTDCGKIGILICYDVEFPELSRLLADDGMDILFVPFLSDTQNGYSRVRHCAQSRAIENECYVAIAGSVGNLPNVHNMDIQFAQSMVFTPCDFSFPANGIKAEAVTNTEMILIADVDIDLLRELNQFGSVNNLRDRRKDIFNLKKMPKS; encoded by the coding sequence ATGATAAAAGATATAGAGAATATCGAATTGCAATTTTTAACCCTAAATGATTATCAGGAATTGAAGCGCGCTATGATTGAGGCATATCCAAACATGCCAAATTCATATTGGTCCGAAAATCATATCAAGTCTTTAATAAAAAAATTTCCGGAAGGACAGGTTGTTATAAAAGTCAATAATCAATTAGCAGGTTGTGCATTATCGATAATTGTGGACTACGCCAAATATGATGAAGACCATACTTACAGCAAAATAACAGGGAATTACACCTTTAACACGCACACTTCAGAAGGGGATGTTTTGTATGGGATTGAAATCTTTATAAAGTCAGAATATCGTGGCCTAAGACTTGGCAGAAGACTCTACGATTACAGAAAGGAATTGTGCGAACGTCTCAACTTGAGGGGTATTGCTTTTGGAGGCAGAATACCAAACTATCACAAGTATTCGGATAAGATTTCTCCCAAAGAATATATTGAACAGGTGAAACGAAAGGAAATAAACGACCCTGTTCTGAACTTTCAGATTTCAAACGATTTTCATCCCTCAAAAGTTTTGAAAAGTTATCTCGAAGGGGATGAAGCATCGAATGAGTTTGCTGTCCTTCTTGAATGGGATAATATTTATTACCAAAAGCATTCAAAAAAGGCTGCCACTTTGAAAAAAAACATCCGTTTGGGATTAATTCAGTGGCAGATGCGTCCGTACAACAATTTTGAAGAGTTAATGCAACAGGCCGAATATTTTGTAGATGCAGTTTCGGGCTACCGTGCTGACTTTGCACTTTTCCCTGAATTTTTCAATGCCCCCTTGATGGCAGAAAACAATCATCTTCCTGAATCGGAAGCAATCAGAGAACTAGCAAAGCATACGGCAGATATCGTTCAGAAATTCTCAGAATTAGCTATTACATACAATATCAATATCATAACGGGAAGTATGCCGGAGATGAAAGATGGTTTTCTATATAACTGTGGCTATTTATGCAAAAGAGATGGCACGACTGAAAGTTATGAAAAGCTACACGTCACACCAGACGAAGCAAAAATATGGGGCATGCAAGGCGGTAATCAGTTAAAAACATTCGATACGGATTGCGGAAAAATCGGGATTCTGATATGTTATGATGTTGAATTCCCCGAATTAAGCAGACTTTTAGCTGATGATGGCATGGATATTCTATTTGTCCCTTTTCTGTCAGACACACAAAATGGCTATTCCAGAGTTCGACATTGTGCACAATCAAGAGCCATTGAAAATGAATGCTATGTTGCCATAGCAGGCAGCGTAGGGAATTTGCCTAACGTTCATAATATGGATATTCAATTTGCCCAATCGATGGTTTTTACACCTTGTGACTTTTCTTTCCCTGCCAATGGCATTAAAGCTGAAGCTGTTACCAATACCGAAATGATTTTGATTGCTGATGTTGATATCGACTTATTAAGGGAACTCAATCAATTTGGTAGCGTTAATAATCTAAGAGATAGACGAAAAGACATTTTCAACTTAAAAAAAATGCCCAAATCATAA
- a CDS encoding NAD(P)-dependent oxidoreductase translates to MIRPTRIGVLRETKTPPDRRVAITPQQGLNILKSHPNISIFIQPSDIRCYTDAEYRKAGFFLTEDLRECDILIGVKEVSIPTLIPNKRYLFFSHTAKEQAHNRKLLQEILKRNITLIDYEYLCDPNGKRVVAFGYWAGVVGAYKALRARGMRTDSFDLPPARTCENMDEMYAHLRKVQLRPIKILVTGGGRVAKGAMQTIQVLNIREVTPHEFLNQDFNEPVVCRLDPEHYVERIDGEAFDLKHFYAHPQMYKSSFKPFTKVTDLLITCHYWDPESPKFMTPEDYKEEDFRISVIADVSCDLNGPIPSTIRTSTIANSFYGYDRFTGEEAIPFVDKRNVTVMAVDNLPGELPRESSDDFCQALSEHVFPALLGDTDDDIIEKACITKDGQLTPTFSYLQDYVYKSE, encoded by the coding sequence ATGATTAGACCCACACGCATTGGGGTACTTCGGGAAACCAAGACCCCACCAGACAGACGAGTTGCTATTACGCCTCAGCAAGGCCTGAACATTTTAAAATCACATCCCAACATAAGCATCTTTATTCAACCCAGTGATATCCGCTGCTATACCGATGCAGAATACCGAAAAGCCGGTTTCTTTTTAACAGAAGACTTACGCGAATGTGATATCCTTATTGGGGTTAAAGAAGTCAGTATTCCGACCCTTATCCCCAACAAAAGATACCTCTTCTTCTCTCATACCGCCAAAGAACAAGCTCATAACAGGAAACTCCTTCAGGAGATTTTAAAACGCAATATCACGCTCATCGATTACGAATATCTTTGCGACCCCAATGGCAAGCGAGTTGTCGCCTTTGGTTACTGGGCTGGTGTAGTCGGTGCTTACAAAGCATTACGTGCACGAGGTATGCGGACCGATTCCTTTGACTTACCTCCTGCCCGAACGTGCGAAAATATGGATGAGATGTATGCTCACCTGAGAAAAGTACAATTGCGCCCCATTAAAATATTGGTTACTGGTGGAGGACGTGTGGCCAAAGGAGCTATGCAAACAATACAGGTATTGAATATTCGTGAAGTTACCCCACATGAATTTCTTAATCAGGATTTTAATGAACCTGTGGTTTGCCGTTTGGATCCGGAACACTACGTTGAGAGAATAGACGGGGAAGCGTTTGATTTAAAGCACTTTTACGCGCACCCTCAAATGTATAAATCCAGTTTTAAACCATTTACTAAGGTAACAGACCTGCTTATAACCTGCCATTATTGGGATCCGGAATCGCCAAAGTTTATGACTCCTGAAGATTATAAAGAGGAGGATTTCCGAATTTCTGTAATCGCCGATGTCAGTTGTGATTTAAACGGACCTATTCCCTCTACGATAAGGACTTCAACCATTGCCAATTCATTTTATGGCTACGATCGGTTTACAGGAGAAGAGGCAATCCCATTTGTCGACAAAAGAAATGTAACGGTGATGGCTGTGGATAATCTGCCAGGAGAATTGCCTCGGGAATCATCGGATGATTTTTGTCAGGCTCTTTCCGAACACGTCTTTCCTGCTCTTTTAGGAGACACCGACGATGACATCATCGAAAAAGCCTGTATTACAAAGGATGGACAGCTCACGCCAACCTTTAGCTACTTGCAAGATTACGTTTACAAATCAGAATAA